One Paraburkholderia phymatum STM815 genomic window, TTGCGCCTGTGATGAAGCCTGCGTCGTCCGAGCACAGAAACGCGACGAGCGCGGCCACTTCTTCGGGCTTGCCAAGCCGGCCGGCCGGAATCTGCGGGAGGATCTTCGAATCGAGGATGTCCTGCGGAATCGCCGTGACCATCTTTGTGGCGAGGTAGCCAGGCGATATCGTGTTGACGGTTACGCCCTTGCGCGCCACTTCGAGCGCAAGCGACTTCGTGAAGCCGTGCATGCCCGCTTTCGCCGCCGCATAGTTGGTCTGCCCAACCGACCCCTTCGAACCGTTCACCGACGAGATATTGATCACGCGTCCCCAGCCGCGCTCAACCATCATTTCGCAGACGGGCTTCGTCATGTTGAAAACGGAGTCGAGATTCGTGCGCATGACGGCGTCCCAGTTCACCTTGTCGAGCTTGCGCAGCGTCATGTCGCGCGTGATGCCCGCATTGTTCACGAGGATGTCGATGGGACCGATTTCAGCCGTGATCTTCGCGATGCATGCGTGGCATGAGTCGTAGTCGGCGACATCGACGTGAT contains:
- the phbB gene encoding acetoacetyl-CoA reductase translates to MTNRIAVVTGGMGGLGEAISIRLHDAGYRVVVTCSPGNTCSDEWLASMEASGRSFYAYHVDVADYDSCHACIAKITAEIGPIDILVNNAGITRDMTLRKLDKVNWDAVMRTNLDSVFNMTKPVCEMMVERGWGRVINISSVNGSKGSVGQTNYAAAKAGMHGFTKSLALEVARKGVTVNTISPGYLATKMVTAIPQDILDSKILPQIPAGRLGKPEEVAALVAFLCSDDAGFITGANLAVNGGQHMN